In Musa acuminata AAA Group cultivar baxijiao chromosome BXJ3-9, Cavendish_Baxijiao_AAA, whole genome shotgun sequence, a single genomic region encodes these proteins:
- the LOC103997051 gene encoding thiamine phosphate phosphatase-like protein — protein MAGIVVVFDFDKTIIDCDSDNWVVDRLGVADVFERLIPTMPWNSLMDRMMSELHAGGRSIEDIAACLRTAPLDPHVVEAIKTAYALGCDLRVVSDANQFFIDTILKHHGLLACFKEINTNPSIVDEEGRLRIFPCHDFTTRSHGCSICPPNMCKGKIIDRIRASAFVEGKKRFIYLGDGQGDYCPSLGLSEEDYVMPRKHYPLWSLICNSPQPLRAEVHEWSTGEELEKVLLQLVDRSIDADRNSPSQMFSVDCKPKMVPASPTETLPLPLRVPH, from the exons ATGGCGGGCATTGTGGTGGTGTTCGACTTCGACAAGACCATCATCGACTGCGACAGCGATAACTGGGTGGTCGATCGGCTGGGTGTCGCCGACGTTTTTGAGCGGCTTATTCCGACGATGCCGTGGAATTCCCTCATG GATCGGATGATGAGCGAGCTGCATGCAGGAGGGAGGTCCATCGAAGACATTGCAGCCTGCCTGAGAACAGCTCCTCTGGACCCTCATGTCGTCGAAGCCATCAAGACCGCTTACGCTCTTGG GTGTGATCTGAGGGTGGTGAGCGACGCAAACCAGTTCTTTATAGACACGATTCTGAAGCATCATGGGTTGCTGGCGTGCTTCAAGGAGATCAATACGAACCCTAgtattgtggatgaggaggggAGGCTGAGGATCTTCCCCTGCCATGACTTCACCACCCGTTCTCATGGCTGCAGCATCTGCCCCCCCAACATGTGCAAG GGTAAGATCATCGATCGGATCCGAGCATCTGCTTTTGTCGAaggaaagaagagatttatctaTCTGGGAGATGGCCAGGGTGATTACTGCCCATCCCTCGGGCTCAGCGAAGAAGACTATGTGATGCCAAGGAAACACTACCCCTTGTGGAGTCTCATATGCAACAGCCCTCAGCCTCTCAGAGCAGAGGTTCACGAATGGAGCACTGGCGAGGAGCTCGAGAAAGTCCTCCTCCAGCTCGTCGACAGGTCGATCGATGCCGATCGGAACAGCCCCAGCCAGATGTTCTCCGTCGACTGCAAGCCCAAGATGGTTCCAGCTTCCCCCACAGAAACTCTTCCCCTGCCTCTTCGTGTTCCTCACTAG
- the LOC103997052 gene encoding inactive protein kinase SELMODRAFT_444075 — protein MSANQQHHKRGKTAKGFDATEKVVVAVKASKEIPRTALVWALTHVVQPGDCIMLLVVVSPHSPGRKLWGFPRFAGDCASSHRKSHSGTALEQKSDISNSCSQMMLQLHDVYDSDKISVKIKIVTGSPCGVVAAESTRVQANWVVLDKQLKHEQKHCIDELQCNIVVMKHSQPKVLRLNLVGSHEEEPQLPSKLDKTNTDNDIKGSQNFSRGPVVTPTSSPELETSFTTTEAGTFSVSSSDLGNSPIFSTVKKEEHTSVKEIRNLDVSTSDSDSESLSHTRTEFQPWMAEVFGNGCPSSKEIQELSHALDTKARISTTKALLDKFSKLDNKSEIGSLSYRSDLNFIGNVREVISLSRNAPPGPPPLCSICQHKAPVFGKPPRWFSYSELELATGGFSQANFLAEGGFGSVHRGVLPDGQAIAVKQHKLASSQGDQEFCSEVEVLSCAQHRNVVMLIGFCVEDRRRLLVYEYICNGSLDTHLYGRNREPLEWSARQKIAVGAARGLRYLHEECRVGCIVHRDMRPNNILITHDFEPLVGDFGLARWQPDGDLGVETRVIGTFGYLAPEYAQSGQITEKADVYSFGVVLLELVTGRKAVDINRQKGQQCLTEWARPLLEEDAIVEFVDPCLGNCYSEHEVSCMLHAASLCIRRDPQSRPRMSQVLRILDGDVVMDSGYTSTPAYANGNRSGWMWPDQQQQQLSIPVKQAIQVSAGSKSYEALRTAWERERESILRRC, from the exons ATGAGTGCCAACCAGCAGCATCACAAGCGGGGGAAGACTGCTAAGGGCTTTGATGCTACTGAGAAGGTTGTTGTTGCAGTCAAGGCCTCAAAAGAAATCCCAAGAACAGCTCTTGTATGGGCTTTAACGCATGTTGTTCAGCCTGGTGATTGCATAATGCTCTTAGTTGTGGTTTCACCCCACAGTCCTG GTAGAAAACTATGGGGGTTCCCAAGATTTGCTGGGGACTGTGCTAGTAGTCACAGGAAGTCCCATTCTGGCACTGCTTTGGAGCAGAAGTCTGACATAAGTAATTCTTGTTCTCAGATGATGCTGCAACTTCATGATGTTTATGATTCAGATAAG ATAAGTGTCAAGATAAAGATCGTCACTGGGTCACCTTGTGGTGTGGTGGCTGCAGAATCCACACGAGTTCAGGCAAACTGGGTCGTACTAGAcaa ACAGCTGAAGCATGAGCAGAAGCATTGCATTGACGAACTGCAATGCAATATAGTTGTTATGAAGCATTCTCAACCTAAAGTTCTTCGCTTAAATCTAGTAGGATCTCATGAGGAAGAGCCCCAGTTGCCTTCTAAGTTAGATAAGACAAACACTGATAATGACATCAAAGGTTCTCAGAATTTCAGTAGAGGACCAGTTGTAACACCAACTAGTAGTCCTGAATTAGAGACATCATTTACCACTACTGAAGCTGGGACCTTCTCGGTGTCAAGCTCAGATCTTGGAAATTCTCCCATTTTTTCCACTGTTAAGAAAGAGGAGCATACAAGTGTGAAGGAAATCAGGAATTTAGATGTATCTACCTCTGATTCTGACAGTGAGAGTCTGAGTCATACGAGAACAGAATTTCAGCCCTGGATGGCAGAGGTTTTTGGTAATGGCTGCCCATCTTCAAAGGAGATTCAGGAATTATCACATGCACTTGATACCAAAGCTCGTATTTCTACAACAAAAGCCTTGTTGGATAAGTTTTCTAAGCTGGATAACAAATCTGAAATTGGTTCTTTAAGTTACAGATCAGATTTAAACTTCATTGGGAATGTCAGAGAAGTAATTTCTCTATCTAGAAATGCACCTCCAGGACCACCTCCTCTGTGTTCAATATGCCAGCACAAGGCACCTGTGTTCGGAAAGCCTCCTAGGTGGTTCAGCTACTCAGAGCTAGAACTTGCTACAGGTGGGTTTTCTCAAGCAAACTTCTTGGCTGAGGGTGGGTTTGGATCTGTGCATAGAGGTGTCCTGCCAGATGGTCAAGCAATTGCAGTCAAGCAACATAAACTTGCTAGTTCCCAGGGTGATCAAGAATTCTGCTCGGAGGTGGAAGTTCTAAGCTGTGCACAACATCGCAATGTTGTGATGTTGATTGGATTCTGTGTTGAAGACAGGAGAAGGTTGCTGGTTTATGAATATATTTGCAATGGCTCATTGGATACTCATCTTTATG GTCGTAATCGGGAACCTCTGGAATGGTCTGCTAGACAAAAGATTGCTGTAGGAGCTGCTCGGGGGTTGAGATATCTTCATGAGGAGTGCAGAGTTGGTTGCATAGTCCATCGGGACATGAGACCGAATAACATTCTTATAACCCATGATTTTGAACCGTTG GTTGGTGATTTTGGCCTAGCGAGATGGCAGCCTGATGGTGACCTTGGCGTGGAAACAAGAGTCATAGGCACCTTTGG ATATCTTGCTCCAGAATATGCCCAAAGTGGGCAAATTACGGAAAAAGCTGATGTGTATTCCTTCGGGGTGGTACTATTGGAGCTTGTTACTGGACGTAAAGCTGTTGATATTAATCGACAAAAGGGCCAGCAGTGCCTGACTGAATGG GCTCGGCCTTTGCTTGAAGAAGATGCAATCGTTGAGTTCGTAGACCCATGCTTGGGGAACTGCTACTCTGAACACGAGGTCTCCTGCATGTTGCATGCTGCGTCATTGTGCATTAGGCGTGATCCTCAGTCAAGACCTCGAATGTCTCAG GTTCTTAGAATATTGGACGGAGATGTGGTCATGGATTCAGGCTATACTTCCACGCCTGCATATGCCAACGGAAACCGGAGTGGATGGATGTGGCCTgaccagcagcagcaacaacttaGCATTCCAGTCAAACAGGCTATACAGGTTTCGGCTGGCAGCAAATCCTACGAGGCTTTACGGACAGCCTgggaaagagagagggagagtaTCTTGCGAAGATGTTAA